The following nucleotide sequence is from Ferroacidibacillus organovorans.
TGGCTCAGCCGTGTCGCGCGGCGGCGCATTGGCGGAATGACCGGAGATGTGTATGGTGCAACGGTTGAACTCGCGCAAATGGCGTTTGCGCTTGCCGCAGCGGTGCATCTTCCCTGAGTTGGCTGTGCAGAAGGAGGCGGTTCGCACATGCGCGGGCTCTTGTTGATCCGACACCCGAAGACGCTTGCCAACCAGCAGAGACGCTACCTCGGGCACAGCGATTCACCGTGCGATCCTCACGCGCTCGCCGCGTTTTTACGTGTGGCAGAGCGCCTTGCCAAGTTGCCGATTACGCGCATCTATTCATCGGATCTGGGGCGCGCAGTGGTCGCCGCCGCACAGCTTGGCGCGTTGCTTCATTTGCCTGTGGAGCAAGACTCCCGTCTTCGCGAGATGAATTTCGGAGCCTTTGAGGGATTGACGCATGACGAAGTGATGGCGTTTGATCGATCGTCTGCTGTCACATGGTACGAAAACATGATGGAGAACAACCCGCCGCGTGGTGAGACCGGGCAACACGTTGCGCATCGTGCGCTCCACGTTTTGCGTGAACTGGGCGAGGATGCGACGCGCACGAAACGGCTCTATGCCGTCGTGAGCCACGGTGGTCCGCTTCGTCTCTATTTGGCAGAGCGGCTCTATGGCGATTGTGCAAAGCATTTTGACGTGGACTTTTTTCACGGTCGAGTGTTTTATGACCCACTTGACGCATTGCCGTTTCTTTTAGAGGAGGAGAATGAAGATGCTCGATCACAGGATTGAAGAGGCGTTGGCACAGATTGAGCGGCCAGACGCACAGGCGGAAAACGCGGCGCGCGCGCGACTCAATCAACTCACGAAACCGCGCGGGAGTCTTGGAATGTGTGAGACGCTGTTGATTCAAAGCGCAGGGATTCAAAAGCGTGCGTTGCCCGATTTTGATCATCCGCACATTGTCGTGATGGCGGCGGATCACGGCATTGTCGAGGAAGGGGTGTCCGCGTATCCGTCTGAAGTGACGGTGCAGATGGTGCAAAACTTCCTCGCAGGTGGTGCTGCTGTCAATGCGCTGGCGCGGGCGGCGCACGCGCAAGTTCACGTTGTTGACATGGGCATGGCGACCGCGGTCGATCACCCGCTACTGTTACAGCGCGCTGTGCGTCGAGGTTCTCGCAATTTTTTGCGGGAAGAGGCGATGACGGAGAGCGAGGCGACAGACGCCCTGCTTGCCGGTATCGCCCTTGGCCAGTCTCTCGCTGAACCTGGAGGGCGCGTGGTGGCGCTTGGCGAGATGGGCATCGGAAACACGACGACGAGTGCGGCGCTCCTTGCGGCGCTGGTTGGCATCGATCCAGAGGACGTGGTGGGGATTGGAACTGGCGTGACAGAGGCTGTGCGTCGACACAAGGTGGATGTGATCCGCAGTGCGCTTGCGTTTCATCGCACCGCGCAGCGCGATGCCTTCCGAGCCTTGCAGTGTCTTGGGGGTTATGAAATTGCCGGGCTTGTAGGCGTTGCGATCGGCGCGGCGCAGCGTCGCGCGGTGATCCTGCTTGACGGATTGATCAGCACGGTCGCAGGCGTCGTCGCGCAGCGGCTTGAACCGCGTCTGGCGCGCTATTTTATCGCGGGCCATCAGTCCGAAGAACCAGGTCATCGCATCGCGCTTGAGCAACTGGGACTCACACCTGTCTTGCAACTCGGAATGAGATTGGGCGAGGCGAGCGGCGCTACGCTTGCGCTCACGGTGCTTCAGGCGAGCGCCCGCGCCATGCGCGAGATGGCGACGTTTGAAGAAGCGAGCGTCGAGCACGCGCACGATGAACCGATCGAGCGCGGGCAGATGAAAAAAGAAACGGTGGGCAGTCACCCTGTGCGCGTCTTGCCTGTGGCGAAAGATCGTGGTGCTGCCTGCGCAGAAGCGGCTTTGTCACAGGAGGTGGCGTGTGCTGTCCCGCACGCTTTGAATGAACCGGGATTCTCCTATGCAAAAGAGGCCCTTGAGTTTTCAGAACACGAACGGGCTGCAGTCTACAAAGCGATCTTTTTACGCCGGGATATTCGCCAGTTTGCGCGTGATCCGCTGCCAGAAGATGTGCTCCGTCGGATTCTTGACGCGGGCCATCACGGTCCGTCGGTCGGATTTATGCAGCCGTGGAATTTCTTGGTGATCAGGGGGCAGGAAACAAAGGAGCGACTGTGGCGCGTCGTCGACCGCGAGCGAATGGCTGCGGCTCTTCATTTTGAGGGTGATCGCCGCGATGAATATTTGCGCCTGAAAGTCGAGGGCATCCGCGAGGCGCCGATCACGGTGTGCATCACATCCGATCCAACGCGCGGCGGAGCCCACGTTTTAGGGCGCAACTCGATTCGTGACACAGATCGTTTTTCAGTGTCATGCGCGATTGAAAACATTTGGCTCGCGGCGCGCGCGGAGAATGTGGCCGTCGGTTGGGTGAGCATCTATCAGCATGCGGATGTGCAACAAATCTTGAGCATACCGCCGCACGTTGAACCAGTGGGGCTGCTCACCGTCGGATATCCTCTTGAGTGGCCACAGGAACCGCTTTTGCAGCGCTCTGGGTGGCGACAGCGCATACCGCTTGAAGACTTGCTCTTTGAAGAAACGTGGGGAAGGCAAGGGGCGAAACCATCTGCAGATTAGAGCATGCCGTCCCAGATGAGCCGCGTCGGTCGAAGGTAGGGCGCCAAACGAGGGTCTTGCGCCATCAGTGCGAAAGAACTGACAGGTAGCGGATCGAGACGGTGTTTGTCGATAAACCGGGTGAGCGCCCGGCTCATCGAGGATGTATTCTGGGACAGGTTTTCTCCGGCATTGCCAACCATGTAGAGGACACTCGCGACAGGGACGCGCCGCACAGGAAAGTGTTCGCTTGCGCGCAGCCAAAAATCCCAGTCCCAGTAATCGCGCATATCTTCGTCGAATGCGCCGAGGGTTTCGTGAAAGGCTTGAGGATAGAGGACGCCGGATGGGATGATGGTATTCCATTGACGAAGTAAGCGGGGGTTTGGATCAAAGGCGAAACGATGGCGTGAGCGCATTTGGCGTCTGCCTTTT
It contains:
- the cobT gene encoding nicotinate-nucleotide--dimethylbenzimidazole phosphoribosyltransferase, whose product is MLDHRIEEALAQIERPDAQAENAARARLNQLTKPRGSLGMCETLLIQSAGIQKRALPDFDHPHIVVMAADHGIVEEGVSAYPSEVTVQMVQNFLAGGAAVNALARAAHAQVHVVDMGMATAVDHPLLLQRAVRRGSRNFLREEAMTESEATDALLAGIALGQSLAEPGGRVVALGEMGIGNTTTSAALLAALVGIDPEDVVGIGTGVTEAVRRHKVDVIRSALAFHRTAQRDAFRALQCLGGYEIAGLVGVAIGAAQRRAVILLDGLISTVAGVVAQRLEPRLARYFIAGHQSEEPGHRIALEQLGLTPVLQLGMRLGEASGATLALTVLQASARAMREMATFEEASVEHAHDEPIERGQMKKETVGSHPVRVLPVAKDRGAACAEAALSQEVACAVPHALNEPGFSYAKEALEFSEHERAAVYKAIFLRRDIRQFARDPLPEDVLRRILDAGHHGPSVGFMQPWNFLVIRGQETKERLWRVVDRERMAAALHFEGDRRDEYLRLKVEGIREAPITVCITSDPTRGGAHVLGRNSIRDTDRFSVSCAIENIWLAARAENVAVGWVSIYQHADVQQILSIPPHVEPVGLLTVGYPLEWPQEPLLQRSGWRQRIPLEDLLFEETWGRQGAKPSAD
- a CDS encoding glycosyltransferase family 2 protein — translated: MPERVTILIPTYNRPRMLAECVRAILADPYPAKEILVINDAGSPVSDVLRNAFPSQSIRCIEQPVNRGHVHARNAGLREATGDYIMFCDDDDILLPGHVTRMMRQMREGGDALLYSDAEIVHYAHAKGRRQMRSRHRFAFDPNPRLLRQWNTIIPSGVLYPQAFHETLGAFDEDMRDYWDWDFWLRASEHFPVRRVPVASVLYMVGNAGENLSQNTSSMSRALTRFIDKHRLDPLPVSSFALMAQDPRLAPYLRPTRLIWDGML
- a CDS encoding histidine phosphatase family protein; the protein is MRGLLLIRHPKTLANQQRRYLGHSDSPCDPHALAAFLRVAERLAKLPITRIYSSDLGRAVVAAAQLGALLHLPVEQDSRLREMNFGAFEGLTHDEVMAFDRSSAVTWYENMMENNPPRGETGQHVAHRALHVLRELGEDATRTKRLYAVVSHGGPLRLYLAERLYGDCAKHFDVDFFHGRVFYDPLDALPFLLEEENEDARSQD